The genomic region GAACGTCTCGATCGGCGAGCCGTCTCCCCAGTCGATCTCGATCGTGTGGGTGTCAAGCGTCCCGGGATCGGAGAACGTCAGCTCGAGCGTCGCGAGGTTGTTCTCGTTGATGACCGACTGCAATTGGAGTTGCAGATTCGAGGGCGGCACGTTGTTGACGAGGATCGTTCCCGTCGCGACGCCCACTCCGCCGTCGTCGTCGATGACGCGGACCGTGACGGTGTTGAGATCGAACGGCGTGCCGGTCGGATTGTCGTCGAGGTACTGATAGGTCGTGTTGAAGTCCCGGGTCCCGGGCGTCAAGGCGAACGTCTCGATCGGCGAGCCGTCTCCCCAATCGATCTCGATCGTGTGGGTGTCAAGCGTTCCGGGATCGGAGAACGTCAGCTCGAGCGTCGCGAGGTTGTTCTCGTTGATGACAGACTGCAATTGGAGTTGCAGGTTGGACGGGGCGACGTTCGACACCTGGATCGTCGCGGTCCCCTCGACCGACTCGCCGGAGCCGTCGATCACCTTCACGCCGATCGTGTTGAGGTCCAGCGGAGTCGCGGTCGGGTTGTCGTCGAGGTACTGGTGCGTCGTCCCGAAGAATCGGCTTCCCGCGACGAGCGAGAACGACTCGACCGGCGAGCCGTCGCCCCAGTCGATTTCGACTGTGTGCGAATCGGTCGCGTCAGGGTCGGTGAACTCGAACAGCAGTTCGGCGACTTGCCCCTCGTTGATTGGCGCCAGGGGCGCGATCACTAAGTTCGAGGGCGCCGTGTTGCCGGGGCTTCCTGCGGCGGGGACCGAGTCGGCAGTTGCGCCGCCGCCGCCGGCGGGCGCCAGCGGCGCCGCTTGCACGTGGTCGCCGGACGTCATGAGCGCGTCGAGCGCGAGCCCCGGACCGGCCGCGTCGAGCAGCCGGCGCGGTTCGAGCACTCGCGGCGCCAGCATCGGCTCCAACCGCGTCGCCGGCGTCGGCAAGCCGAGCAGTTCGCTCCAACTGCGCCGCCAGGCGCGCCACCGTCGCCGCGCGGATCGCTGCACCGAGGACGGAGCGTTCGAACGAGAGGAGCGGCTGTGCATGAAGAGCCCTGACGTCGGTTCGAGGGCGCGGCGTGACCCTGCTCGCGATGCCGCGAGCCGCACGCGCCCAATCCCTCGATTATCCGAAGGAAGCGTGAAACGTGTCAAACAAGTGGCGCTGGGCAAATTGTACGGGTCGTCGCGGTCGCCTCGGTTTTGCCGGCGGCGCCGCCAGGAGTGCAGATTCCGGTTGTAACGCGTCGATGCCCGGGGAAGTGCGAGCGGCTCGGACGCTTGCGAGCACGCCGCGAGGAGAACCCCCATGCAACGAAGTGGCACGACGACCCGGCGATCGGAGTCCCGCTGGGCCGGATCCGCCCCCAGGCGGCGGCTGGCGATCCTGACGGCCCTGGCGTTGGGGGCCTTGGCCCCGGGGGCGTCGGCCGAGGACCTGATGTCCCCGCTGTCGGCCGCGGCGTGTCCGACCGGCGCCCCGCGCAAGCCGCTCAAAGTGGCCGCCCTCATGTCGCTGGTCGACCAGCGCGATGCGCCCGTGGCGCCTCGGCAATCGGGCGCGGCTGACGCGACCCTCCCTGCGCCCGACTCTGCCGTCGAGCCCGGCGAACCCATCATGCCGGCCGAGGCGACGCCGCTCGCCCGTCCGTTTCGCCCCATCGGCCAAGTGACGCTCGACGCGGCTCTCCCGCCGGGCCTGACCCCCGGGGCCGCGGCCGACGCGCAAGCGTCAGCGGCCGAAACGGTCCCCGTGTTCGACGACGAACGCCGGCTGGGCGTGTGGGCTCACGTGAACAAACAGTGGGCCGCGACGAATATGCATCACCGACCGCTGTACTTCGAGGAGGTCAACCTCGAGCGCTACGGCTACACCCCGAGCCGCTGCTTGCAACCCGTCCTCTCGGGGGCCCGATTCTTCGTCACCGTGCCGGCGCTGCCGTACATGATTGCGGCTCAACCGCAGCACTGCACGTGCATCTACACGCTGGGTCACTATCGCCCGGGGAGCTGCGTCCCGCGCCGCCCTCATTGCCCGCTGGCCGGCCGGCACGGCGCCGGCATCGCCATGGAAACCGTGGTCGCGGTCGGGCTGGTGTTCTTGATTCCGTAGCGACGTGCGCCGGCTGAGTCCGTTTGAACTCTCGCGCATCGGCGCAATGCTCGCGGAGGAACTCGGAGCGGTCGACGATGCTCTGCGTGAGACGCTCGTCCCAGAGTCCCTGGCTTGCCGCTCCGCGTCACCACGGCAAGCGGAACAACTGCGCCAACTCGCGGCGAATGATCGCGCCGAGGGTTGAGCGCTCGATCTCGATCTTGGCCGTCCCGCGGGCTGAGGGGGCGAGAGGCAGTTCGTCGCCGTCGATGGAGATCTCGGCGACGTAAGCGGTCTGCGAACCGCGCGTCGGCGTGGCGGCGGTCGTTGACCGCTCGGGGGACTCCCCCTCGTTGCGTATGCGGCGCGTCACGCGGCGGACTTCGCCCGTGACGATCTTCAGCGGCGCTTGATCGAAGACGAGCCGCACCTGCTGGCCTGGGGCGACGGCGACGACGTCGGCCGGCTCGAGCGCCGCCCAAGCGAGCGACTCCCCGGCGGGGACGATCACCGCCAGCGGCGTGCCCGGTTCGACCCACGCGCCGGCGTTGCGCGGTTCCAGCGCCGTACCGGTCCACGTCGGCAAGCGGTCGGCGGCGAGATGGTGCGACGAGCGCCGCGGCGGAGCCACGACGCGACCGGCTGTCGGGGCGCGGAGTTCGAGCTCCGCGACCCGGCGGCGACGCTCGGCGAGTTGAGCTTCCGCATCGGCGAGTTCCGCCATGGCGAGCGGCAGTTCCGTGCCGGCGGCGGCGCCGGCGGAGCGCAGGGTGCGGAGCTGCTCGACCCGCGTGCGGCACAGGGCGACCTGGCCTTCCTGTGCGGCGAGCGCCAGTTCCAGCTCGGGGTTGTCGAGCGCGGCGAGCACGTCCCCGGCCGCGACCTCGTCGCCCGGTTGAACACGGGCTCGCACGGCGCCGGCGGTCGTCACGAACACGGGCCGGGTCTCGGCCGCGGCCGACACGATCGGCGCTTCAACGCGGCGCACGACGGGATAGCGCCACACGCCCCACGCTGCGGCGAACGTCAACATCGCGGCGAGCGCCGCGCGTGGCCAGCGCAAGCGGCGGCGCAGGCTGGGGTCGCACAGCACGCGGCCGATCGCCCGCAGCGGCCCCAGGGCGATCCCCAGCGCAGCAACGCCGGCCACGGCGTAGACGAGTCCCTCGGCCCGATACGGCGCGGCCAGCACAAGGAGCGCCGCGATCACCAGAGCCAGCACGACGAGCCCGTAAACCATCGACGCCGTCGCGTAGCCGACCAGCACGCGCCGCTTGCCGGGGGCCAACAGCGGTTCGTCGACCGTGCGTTCTCCCAAGAGCCACCGGCGCAGGAATCCGCCGGCGAGTCGTCGCGAGCGCGCCCCGAGATTGGGAACCTCGAGCCAATCGGACAACAAGTAGTACCCGTCGTACCGCAACAGCGGGTTTGCGTTGATCGCCAGCGTGTTCACCGAGGCGACGACCGCCACGGCCAGCGCCAGCAGGTTCACCGCCCCGGGCTGCGTGAATTGCCATACCAGCAGCGCGGTCGCGGCTAGGGCGAGTTCCACGAGCATCCCTGCGGCGCTCACCAGCATGCGACGCCCCTTGGCCGGCAGTTGCCAGGCGTCGCTGGCGTCGCAGTACAACGACGGCACGCCGGCCAGCAGCATCACGCCGATTTCGCGGCACTCGCCGCCGTAGCGTCGCAGAGTCACGGCGTGCCCCAGTTCATGCAGCACCTTCACCGCGGCGACGGTCGCCAGCCACAGGGGGAGCCGCCGCGGGGCGAACAACTCGCCGAGCGTCGGCAGCCGGGCCGCCAAGTCGTCGCCGCGCATCGCGAGCAG from Pirellulales bacterium harbors:
- a CDS encoding HlyD family efflux transporter periplasmic adaptor subunit; this translates as MPVHPLALSTADRPLALAARGDVTIVRVEFAGQPTFVVRDPLALTTVQLSAEERFLFEELRTETSLAALRRAFEREFAPRRVTHAQLHQFLATLHQQGLLVGDRPGQGPELQRRETERRRAVRWHGALSLLALRLGAIDAGPVVDRLARWTRPLFSPVGVAAYAILVGAAAALLAMRGDDLAARLPTLGELFAPRRLPLWLATVAAVKVLHELGHAVTLRRYGGECREIGVMLLAGVPSLYCDASDAWQLPAKGRRMLVSAAGMLVELALAATALLVWQFTQPGAVNLLALAVAVVASVNTLAINANPLLRYDGYYLLSDWLEVPNLGARSRRLAGGFLRRWLLGERTVDEPLLAPGKRRVLVGYATASMVYGLVVLALVIAALLVLAAPYRAEGLVYAVAGVAALGIALGPLRAIGRVLCDPSLRRRLRWPRAALAAMLTFAAAWGVWRYPVVRRVEAPIVSAAAETRPVFVTTAGAVRARVQPGDEVAAGDVLAALDNPELELALAAQEGQVALCRTRVEQLRTLRSAGAAAGTELPLAMAELADAEAQLAERRRRVAELELRAPTAGRVVAPPRRSSHHLAADRLPTWTGTALEPRNAGAWVEPGTPLAVIVPAGESLAWAALEPADVVAVAPGQQVRLVFDQAPLKIVTGEVRRVTRRIRNEGESPERSTTAATPTRGSQTAYVAEISIDGDELPLAPSARGTAKIEIERSTLGAIIRRELAQLFRLPW